The sequence below is a genomic window from Actinokineospora baliensis.
CTCGTGGGTGAGGGTGGTCTCGAGGTCGTACTGCTGGCCGGTGCAGTTGGCGGGCTTGGTGGTGAACCAGGTGTAGGCGACGTTGTCGATGAGGGTGTCGGAGGCGATGACGACGCCCTTGGCGTTGTAGTAGGTGCAGGTGTAGGCGAGGACCTTGGCGGGGAGGGTGCCCCAGCCGGTGACGGACTTGTTGTCGTTGCCGGTGCAGGTGGCGGTGGCGGAGACCTGGGGCTTGAGGGTGGTGGTGCCGCCGTAGGTGTAGGTGGAGGTGGTCAGGTTGGTGAGGCCGCAGCGGTTGGTGCCCTTGGCGACGGTGTTGGTGGAGGTGGTGATGGCGCCGAGGGCGGTGGAGGCGATGTTGGCGGGGACACCGTCGCCGTTGTACAGCCAGTTGAGGGTGCCGACCTTCCAGGTCTTGAGGGCGTAGGTGGTGTCCTCGCAGGCCGAGGCGGCGGAGGCGGCAGCGGCGGTGGCGGTGACGGCGTCGCCCTCGTCGTAGGTGAAGGCCTCGGCGACGAGGAACACCTGGTCGTCGGCGGTGGCGAGGGAGGTGACCGGCTGCGCGGCGATGATCACCGAGGCGGCGGCCAGTGCGGTGGCGGCGAGGGTGGTGATCGAGCGGCGCATCGGGTCTCCCTGGTGGGTTCTGGCTGGTTGACACAAGATTCGGGGGCGGGGGGAGCGGGTCGGGTACCGCGACGGGTGCGTCTCGGGTGCACGGCTAATCCCGCACCGCCCGCTGCCGAACCCACCTGGTTCCGCGCGTCCGGCGACCCCCACACGAGGCCGCTGGTGGCGGTGGGCGGCGGAAAACGACCGGGTTCACCCACAAGCGGGCTGGGTACTGTTCACGGTGACCGAAATGTCGCTATCCGGAAGAGGTACCCGTGGCTCTCGACCCCACCGCCCGCCGCCCGCTGCGCCTGCTGGCCGTGGTGGGCGCGCTCGCGATGCTCCCGCTCCTGGCCGCCTGCGGTGACGACGACGATGACGACGATGACGACGACGGCATGCGCGCCCAGCCCCGCCCCGCCGCCGTCCAGACCTGGTAGTACCGCCACTCGTACCCCCGCCGGTGCCCCCGGTGGGGGTACGACCGCGTCGGGCGTCTGAAGTGGACCGGATCCAGAATGCCCACCCCCGTGGACGACCGGACCGGGGACCGGTGTCGCCGCGCGCTAAGGAAGTTCCCCGACCGCCCGACCGCCGCCGCCTAAATGGTTTGACTCGGTCGTGCCGCCGTGGTCTTGGCCGCACCGGGTGGTATAGCCTCGCAGGGAGCCCCACCGCCGTCAGGGGGGTATCAGGATCGACGGGTGGGCCGCCAGGCCCGTGTCGCCGGTCCGCCCCCGACCCGCTCTCCCGCGCCGCGCCCGCTCCCCGTGGGTCGCGGTGTGCGCCCGCCGCGGTGGCGTGCCGCCGCGTGCCCCACCACACCCTGATCCAGCTGTCCGGTCCAGGTCAGCGGCGTGCCGCCCCTGCCAGAGAAAGTCACCTCAACCATGAGCGCTTCCCCCCTGTCCGACGCGCACGCCGCGCCACCGCGGCGCGGCAGCGACTTCGCCGAGTTGTCGCGCCGGATCAAGAGCGAGGGGCTGCTGGAGCGGCGGCACGGCTACTACGTGGCCCGCATCGCCACCAACGCCGCGCTGCTCGGCGCGGGTGTCGCCGCGTTCCTGCTGCTGGGCGACTCCTGGTGGCAGGTGCTGACCGCGGTGCTGCTCGCGGGGGTGTTCACCCAGTTCGCCTTCATCGGCCACGACGCCGGGCACCGCCAGATCTTCGGCTCCCGCCGGGGCAACGACGTCCTGGGCTACGTCCACGGCGCCATCACCGGGATCAGCTTCCAGTGGTGGGTCGGCAAGCACAACCGCCACCACGCCAACCCCAACCACGAGGACGACGACCCCGACGTCGACATCCTGGTACTGGCCTTCAGCGACCGGCAGGCGCTGACCAAGAACGGCCTGGCGCTGTGGGTCACCAAGTACCAGGCGTTCCTGTTCTTCCCGCTGCTGCTGCTCGAGGCGATCATGCTGCGCGCGGCCAGCGTGCAGGCGGTGCTGCGCCGGGAGATCAAGCCGTTCCGGCTCGAGGGCGTGCTGCTGGCGGTGCACATCGCGGTGTACCTGAGCGCGGTGTTCCTGGTGCTCTCGCCGCTCAAGGCCGTGGTGTTCATCCTGGTCCACCAGGGCCTGATGGGGGTCTACCTCGGTTGTTCCTTCGCCCCCAACCACAAGGGCATGCCGATGCTGACCGACGAGGACTCGGTCGACTTCCTGCGCAAGCAGGTCCTCACCTCGCGCGACATCCTCGGCGGCCGCTGGGTCGACTACCTGTTCGGCGGGTTGAACTACCAGGTCGAGCACCACCTGTTCCCCAACATGCCGCGCTCGAACCTGCGCCGCGCCCAGCCCCTGGTCGAGGAGTACTGCGTGCGCAACGGCATCACCTACACGCACTGCGGGATCCTCGCCTCGTACAAGCAGGTCCTGCGGCACCTGCACTCGGTCGGCGCCCCCCTGCGCGCTCCCCGCGAGCTGGTCGCGGGCTGAGACCACCGCGACCGGTATCCACATCGGACTACCGGTCGCGCAGCAACCCCGCCACCAGCGCCGTCAGCCCCGCGTCGGCCTGGTGGTCGGCGGTGCTCGCGCGCAGGACCTCGGCGATGACGGGGGAGTCCGCGCTGGCCATGAGCCTGGTCGCGAAGGAGCCCGGGGTGTCGGTGGTGAGGGCGGCGCCGAACACGTGGGTCCACAGGGTGCGGGCGGCGGCGGCGATCTCCCCGTCCGGCATCCCCGCGGCCCGGAAGGCCGTGAACACCCGGCTCAGCAGCGGGAGGATCAGCGGCCCGGCGAGCCCGTCCACGGCCAGCGCGGTCACCGCCCAGCGGTCGCCGCGCAGTGCGGTGTGGACCGCCATCGCCAGGGCGACCAGGTCCTCGCGGGGATCGTCGACCGGCTCGGGCACGACGATGGTCTCGGCGAGCGCGTCGAGCATCGCCACCACCAGCCCGTCGCGGTCGCCGAAGCCCGACCGCACCCCCGCGACCGACGCCCCGACCGCCTCGGCGACCGAGCGCACGGTCACCGCGGCCAGGCCGTCCCGTCTGGCCAGTGCGCCCGCGGCGGCGACCACCTCGGACCGGTCCGGTGTGGAGCCCCCGGGGTCGCTCGCCCGCTCGACCCTGGTCGCCATGCCGTCGAACAGCAGGTCCAGCTTGTGGTCGAGCCAGCCGCGGCCGTGCAGGGCCTGTTCGTCCGAGGCCTCCACGAGCAGGTCCCGCCAGGACTCCAGGTAGATCTCGCGCAGGCTGCGCTGCCCCCGCGCGGTCTGGAAGGTCCGGTCGAGTCCGCGCATGGCGATCTCGGTGGCGATGGTCAGGTCCGCGACCAGGTCCACCGCGACCGAAGCGTGCAGCCGGTCGAAGCCGTCCGCCCGCAGCCTGGCGACGTAGCCGGTGGCCAGTGCGGTGACCCTGGCGGGCAGGCCGGGCGCCAGTTGGATCGACTCGGCCATGCCGGGGTGCTTGAGCAGGAACTCCCACAGCGCGTCGGCGAAGGCCCGCAGCAGCTCCCGCCACCGCAAGCCCGCGGTCGGCCAGTCGAACTCGCGGACGGCCAGGTCGATCACGGCGAGCACCAGGTCGTCGCGGTCGTGGACGTAGCGGTAGAGCGTCGAGTGGCTCACCCCGAGCCTGCGCGCCACGGTCGGCATCGACAGCGTGAGCAGGCCCTCCGCCAGCGCCGCGCGCGCGACGTCGTCCCTGGTCAGCGACGCGGGTGGGCCGGGTTTGCGGCCCACCCGCTTGGCGGTGCTCATGGCAGCACGGTAGCGGGCTAGCCCGCGGCCAACCGCCACCCCGCCGCCCGGTCCCGCTCGCGCCAGAACGCGGCGTACCTGCCGTCGACGCCGATCAGCTCCTCGTGCGTGCCCACCTGCACCACCGCGCCCTCGTCGAGCACCACGATCTGGTCGGCGGCCACCACCGTGGGCAGCCGGTGCGCGATCACCAGCACCGTGGACCGCTCGGTGAGCGCGTGCATCGCGGCGCGGACGTAGCGCTCGTTCTCGCTGTCGAGCGCGGCGGTGGCCTCGTCGAACAGCACGATCGGGGCGTTCTTGACCAGGGCCCTGGCGATCGACACCCGCTGCCGCTCGCCGCCGGAGAGCGCCATGCCGCCCTCGCCGACCCTGGTGTCCCAGCCGTTCGGGAGCCGGGCCACGATCTCGTCCACCCCGGCCAGCGCTCCGGCGGCGTGCACCTCGGCCTCGGTCGCCTCGGGCCGACCGGCCCGGATGTTGCCCGCCAGCGTGTCGTCGAACAGGTAGACGTCCTGGAACACCAGCGCCACCTGGGCCATCAGGTCCTCGGTCCGCTGGTCGCGCACGTCGGTCCCGCCGACCCGCACGGTGCCGGTGTCGACGTCCCAGAACCTCGCGATCAGCCTGGTCACCGTGGTCTTGCCGGACCCGGACGCGCCGACCAGCGCGGTCATCGTCCTGGGCGCGACGGTGAACGAGACGCCCCGCAGCACCGGCCGGTCCGGGCCGTAGCCGAAGTGGACGTGGTCGAGCTGGACCTCGCCGGGTCGCGCCTGGGCGGTGGTCTCGGCGGGTTCGGGCAGCGGCCGCTCCTCGAGCACGGCGGTGATCCGGCGGACGTCGTTGTGCGCCATCCGCACCGCCCCCGAGAGCTCCGACAGCTCGGCGAGCGGGCCGGTGAACCGCGCCGCCAACGCGAGAACCGCGACCAGCGCGACCGGGTCGACCGAACCGCCCAGCGCCAGCAGCACACCGACGACGATCAGCACGGTGAACGCGAACTGGGTGGCGATGCCACCGCCGAGGATGCCGGGCACGGCCATCCACAACGCGCGTTTGCCCACCCGGTGCTGCTCGGTGATCGAGTCCTCCAGCGGGGTGTGCCCCTCGGTGCCGCGGCCGAACGCGCGCAGCGTGCGCTGGTGGCGGGCGAACTCGACGACCCGGTTGGCCGCGGCCACCGCCGCGGTGTCCGACAGCTCGTCACCCCGGCCGACCAGCCGCGCGCACCAGGCGAACACCCAGGCCAGCAGGGGTGCGCTGATCAGCATCGCCAGGGCGAGCCGCCAGTCGAAGAAGAAGGTGACCACCGCGATCGCCGCGGGCGTCACCGCACCGGCGACCAGCGGGGTCAGCAGGTGGGCGAACAGGCCGCCGACCATCACCGTGCCGCTGGTGACGATCCGCGAGAGCCTGCCGACCTTCTCCCCGGTGAACCACCCGACCGGCAGCGACCCGACGTGGTCGCCGACCCGCTCGTGCAGGGTGGTCAGCGCGACGATCGCCACCGCGAAACCCTTCATGGCCTGCACGTAGTTCGCCGCGCACGTCGCCACGACGACCACGGCCATCACCGCCAGCCACCGCACAGCGCCGCCGAGGTCACCGGCGAGCAGGTCGCGCAGCACCGGCACCAGCATCGCGGCCGCGACGCCCTGCAAGACCCCGAACGCGGTCGCCCACGTGAGGTAGGCGCGCAGGGCGCCGCGGTGTTCGGGTCCCAGGATCGTGGCGAGGTCGCGCACCAGCGGGCGCAGGTTCATCGGTTGTCCCCTTCCTGGTTGGCCCACAGCCGGGCGTAGGTGCCGCCGAGGGCGAGCAGTTCGTCGTGCGTGCCCCGCTCGGTCAGGGATCCGCCGTCGAGCACGGCGATCTGGTCGACCGAGGTCACCGTGGACAGCCGGTGGGCGATCACCAGCAGCGTCCGGCCCCTGGCCAGTTCGGACAGCGCGTCCTGCACGGCGGCCTCGGACTCGGGGTCGGCGTGCGCGGTTGCCTCGTCGAGGACGAGCACCGGGGTGTCGGCCAGCAGCGCCCGCGCGATCGCCACCCGCTGCGCCTCGCCCCCGGAGAGTTGGGCGTCCACGGTGGCGTAGCCGTCGGGCAGGGCCGTGATCCGGTCGTGGATCTTGGCGGCGGTGGCCGCGGCGACGACCTCCTCGTCGGTCGCGCCGGGTCGGCCGAGGCGGATGTTGTCGGCGACGCTGCCGTGCACCAGCGCGATGTCCTGCAGCACGAACCCGACCCACCGGTACAGCTCGTCCGGGGCGATGTCGCGCACGTCGACCCCACCCAGGCGGACCGCGCCGCCGGTGACGTCGAAGAACCGGGGGAGCAGCGTCGCCAGGGTCGACTTGCCCGCGCCGGACGGTCCGACCAGCGCGGTCACCGTCCCCGGTCGCAGCCGCAGCGACACCTCGCGCAGCACGTCGTTGCTGCCGTCGTAGCTGTAGGACACCCGGTCGAACTCGACGTCGTGGTCGGTGGGTCGGCTCGGGTTCTGGGTGACTGGCAGTTCAGGGGTGCTGAACAGCTCGTTCACCCGGGCCGCCGCTGCCGCCGCCGCGCGCCGGTGCTCGGCGCCGAACCCCAGTGCGGTCACCGTCGTCGGGATCACCAGGGCGACCAGCACCCCGGTCATCGCCTCCACCGGCGTCACCCACCCCGAGTCGACGAACCAGACGACGCCGAACAGGCTGACCAGGCCCACCACCGGGGCCGACACCAGCATCGCGCTCAACGCCTCGACCTTGAGCAGCGGTCGGACCCAGTCGGCGTAGAACCGCCTGAACTCGCCCGCCGCGGTGGCGTAGGTGTCGTGCGCGCGCTTGGCCCGGCCGAACGTCTTCACCACCGCGATCCCGGTGATGAACTCGACCACCGCCGAGCTGATCCGCACCATCGCCTCGTTGAGCCGGGCCGCCTTCTCCTTGTAGCCGCGCATCATCCAGGCGTACGCGGCGGCGTAGAGGGGCAGCGTGGCGACGGCGAGCAGGGCCAGTCGCCAGTCCAACCACAGCAGGTAGCCGAGCCCGCCCAGGGGCAGCACGAGCGCGGCGGTCATCTCGACGGAGTGGTGCGCGACCAGGTGGTGCAGGTCGGCGATGTCGTTCTGCGCGGCCTTGCGCACCGCACCGGACGAGTTCTCGGTGAACCAGCCCAGCGGCACCCGCCCCAACTTCGCGGTGATCCGGCGCCGCAGCGCAGCCTGCAGGTCGACGTCGGCGAGGTGGGTGATCGTCAGCGCGACGCCCATCAGCAGCCCGCGCGCCCCGAGCCCGACGACCACCAGCCAGGCCACGGTGATCACCGCGCCCCGGTCGGGTGGACCGCCGGTGAGCAGCAAGGACCCGAGCTCCGCCAAAGCCGCGAACGGCACCAGGGAGGCCAGCGCGCCGAGTGCGGCCAGGGCCATCGCCAGCCGGGTTCGGCCCGCCACCGGTCGCAGGAGTTCCTTGAGCGCGGCCTGGTTCTGTTTCGCCTGGTCAGCGGGAGGTTCGGTCGGGGTTGTCGCCGGTGTGGCGCGGCTGTCGGGTTCGACCACGGTCGCGGTCATGGGCTCCTCCTTCTCCGGAGTCGACGGCGCCGAGTCTAAGACAGGTTGTCTTGGTTAGGTAAGGCATGCCAAAGTAACGATGGGCGGACGAGGAGGACGGAATGGCACGCACCAACATCAGGACCACCCGGGTCAAGCCGGACCAGGTCGACCTGCTGACCCTGCGCGTGCTGCGCAGCGAGCGGATCTCGCCGCACTTCATCCGGGTCACCTTCGGCGGCGACGACCTGGC
It includes:
- a CDS encoding peptidase M10A; translated protein: MRRSITTLAATALAAASVIIAAQPVTSLATADDQVFLVAEAFTYDEGDAVTATAAAASAASACEDTTYALKTWKVGTLNWLYNGDGVPANIASTALGAITTSTNTVAKGTNRCGLTNLTTSTYTYGGTTTLKPQVSATATCTGNDNKSVTGWGTLPAKVLAYTCTYYNAKGVVIASDTLIDNVAYTWFTTKPANCTGQQYDLETTLTHERLHTAGLGHVDQTNNATQTMTPASSPCDTSRRLLGAGDYAGLKALATK
- a CDS encoding fatty acid desaturase family protein produces the protein MSASPLSDAHAAPPRRGSDFAELSRRIKSEGLLERRHGYYVARIATNAALLGAGVAAFLLLGDSWWQVLTAVLLAGVFTQFAFIGHDAGHRQIFGSRRGNDVLGYVHGAITGISFQWWVGKHNRHHANPNHEDDDPDVDILVLAFSDRQALTKNGLALWVTKYQAFLFFPLLLLEAIMLRAASVQAVLRREIKPFRLEGVLLAVHIAVYLSAVFLVLSPLKAVVFILVHQGLMGVYLGCSFAPNHKGMPMLTDEDSVDFLRKQVLTSRDILGGRWVDYLFGGLNYQVEHHLFPNMPRSNLRRAQPLVEEYCVRNGITYTHCGILASYKQVLRHLHSVGAPLRAPRELVAG
- a CDS encoding TetR/AcrR family transcriptional regulator — translated: MSTAKRVGRKPGPPASLTRDDVARAALAEGLLTLSMPTVARRLGVSHSTLYRYVHDRDDLVLAVIDLAVREFDWPTAGLRWRELLRAFADALWEFLLKHPGMAESIQLAPGLPARVTALATGYVARLRADGFDRLHASVAVDLVADLTIATEIAMRGLDRTFQTARGQRSLREIYLESWRDLLVEASDEQALHGRGWLDHKLDLLFDGMATRVERASDPGGSTPDRSEVVAAAGALARRDGLAAVTVRSVAEAVGASVAGVRSGFGDRDGLVVAMLDALAETIVVPEPVDDPREDLVALAMAVHTALRGDRWAVTALAVDGLAGPLILPLLSRVFTAFRAAGMPDGEIAAAARTLWTHVFGAALTTDTPGSFATRLMASADSPVIAEVLRASTADHQADAGLTALVAGLLRDR
- a CDS encoding ABC transporter ATP-binding protein encodes the protein MNLRPLVRDLATILGPEHRGALRAYLTWATAFGVLQGVAAAMLVPVLRDLLAGDLGGAVRWLAVMAVVVVATCAANYVQAMKGFAVAIVALTTLHERVGDHVGSLPVGWFTGEKVGRLSRIVTSGTVMVGGLFAHLLTPLVAGAVTPAAIAVVTFFFDWRLALAMLISAPLLAWVFAWCARLVGRGDELSDTAAVAAANRVVEFARHQRTLRAFGRGTEGHTPLEDSITEQHRVGKRALWMAVPGILGGGIATQFAFTVLIVVGVLLALGGSVDPVALVAVLALAARFTGPLAELSELSGAVRMAHNDVRRITAVLEERPLPEPAETTAQARPGEVQLDHVHFGYGPDRPVLRGVSFTVAPRTMTALVGASGSGKTTVTRLIARFWDVDTGTVRVGGTDVRDQRTEDLMAQVALVFQDVYLFDDTLAGNIRAGRPEATEAEVHAAGALAGVDEIVARLPNGWDTRVGEGGMALSGGERQRVSIARALVKNAPIVLFDEATAALDSENERYVRAAMHALTERSTVLVIAHRLPTVVAADQIVVLDEGAVVQVGTHEELIGVDGRYAAFWRERDRAAGWRLAAG
- a CDS encoding ABC transporter ATP-binding protein — its product is MTATVVEPDSRATPATTPTEPPADQAKQNQAALKELLRPVAGRTRLAMALAALGALASLVPFAALAELGSLLLTGGPPDRGAVITVAWLVVVGLGARGLLMGVALTITHLADVDLQAALRRRITAKLGRVPLGWFTENSSGAVRKAAQNDIADLHHLVAHHSVEMTAALVLPLGGLGYLLWLDWRLALLAVATLPLYAAAYAWMMRGYKEKAARLNEAMVRISSAVVEFITGIAVVKTFGRAKRAHDTYATAAGEFRRFYADWVRPLLKVEALSAMLVSAPVVGLVSLFGVVWFVDSGWVTPVEAMTGVLVALVIPTTVTALGFGAEHRRAAAAAAARVNELFSTPELPVTQNPSRPTDHDVEFDRVSYSYDGSNDVLREVSLRLRPGTVTALVGPSGAGKSTLATLLPRFFDVTGGAVRLGGVDVRDIAPDELYRWVGFVLQDIALVHGSVADNIRLGRPGATDEEVVAAATAAKIHDRITALPDGYATVDAQLSGGEAQRVAIARALLADTPVLVLDEATAHADPESEAAVQDALSELARGRTLLVIAHRLSTVTSVDQIAVLDGGSLTERGTHDELLALGGTYARLWANQEGDNR